From Acidobacteriota bacterium:
TGATTCGAATGCTACGCGCCGCGGCAATCGCGGCGTTCGAGCGCGTCCCCGGTCTGCGGCGCGCCGTGCACGCCGCCTGGGAGCCGGTGTTCCGTTTCGCCCTGTTGCCGTTCCGACTCCCGTCCGGACGGGGGTCGGCCATCGAGCAACGGGACCTGGTCCGGCGCACGGAAGAGTACAACCGGGCCGCGGAACGCTACTATGCGGAGTATCCGGACCCGCAGTATCTCCTCGACAAGCCGTTCAGCGACACCCCGGACTTTGCGGCGCACATGATTGCCGTCGGAGTCCTCGTCGCGGGAGCCAGGCTGCGGCCCGGGGACACGGTGGTGGAGTTCGGGGCAGGATCGTGCTGGTTGTCGCACTTCCTGAACCGCTTCGGGTGCCGCACGATCTCCGTCGATGTCTCCGAAACGGCGCTGGCGGTCGGCCGGCGGCTGTTCGAGCGGGACCCGCGCACGAACTGGTCGCTCGACCCGCGGTTCCTGCCGTACGACGGACACACGCTGCCGTTGGAGGACGCCTCCTGCGACCATATCGTGGTGTACGACGCTTTCCACCATGTCCCGAACCAGCGGGTCGTGCTCACCGAGATGCACCGCGCGCTGACCGCGGAGGGGATCGTGGCGATGTCGGAACCGGGAAGGGGGCACGCCTCGATTCCGACCAGCCTGGCAGAGACCGCGACCACGGGCGTACTGGAGAACGAACTGGTCATCGAGGACCTGGCGGCGTTGGCCG
This genomic window contains:
- a CDS encoding methyltransferase domain-containing protein; this encodes MIRMLRAAAIAAFERVPGLRRAVHAAWEPVFRFALLPFRLPSGRGSAIEQRDLVRRTEEYNRAAERYYAEYPDPQYLLDKPFSDTPDFAAHMIAVGVLVAGARLRPGDTVVEFGAGSCWLSHFLNRFGCRTISVDVSETALAVGRRLFERDPRTNWSLDPRFLPYDGHTLPLEDASCDHIVVYDAFHHVPNQRVVLTEMHRALTAEGIVAMSEPGRGHASIPTSLAETATTGVLENELVIEDLAALAEDVGFREVNVLAEGPARRHEIPVRDIGPFKGGRGFRRYWRGLCQEIVYHHYVLLYKGSSRPTTERPGKLSSTFRIVDPPGPVALSCGERLRVDLRVENIGDTCWLHRGVGDSRAGWTRVGVHLHEAGEPVGKVIDFDWHRAEFDGDVEPESGARVRCELPAIHRPGAYDLQFDVVVEGLTWFAERGASRPPRLRVDVS